CCCCGACCCGCCGGGTGGCGTACTCGTCCAATCCGAGCCGGTCGATCAGCGCGTCGGCCCGTACGCGGGCGGCGGTGCGGCGCAGCCCGGTCAGGCGGCCGATCAGTTCCAGATTTTCCCGGGCGGTGAGGAATTCGTCGAGCCCGGCGTATTGGCCGGTCACCCCGATCCGGCGGCGCACCTGGTCGGCGGCGGCGACGACGTCGAGACCCTCGATCTGCACGCGGCCGACGGTGGGCCGCACCAGGGTGGTCAACGTGCGGATCAGGGTGGTCTTGCCGGCACCGTTGTGGCCGAGGACCCCGAGGGTGGTCCCGGCGGCAGCCTCCAGGTCGACGCCGTCGAGAGCCCAGGTTGTGCCATAGGCGACGTGCAGGTCCTCGACGAGGACGGCAGGGGCGGTCATCTCGCACCCCCGCGGTGGTCTCCGGCCGGGCGGGTAGTCGGGTGCGTGGTCATCGCAGGGTTCCTCTCGAAGAAGGGTGTGCTCTCACCCGGTTCTGGATGAGAGTCCGCTTCCTCAGACGAAGCAACTTCGCGTTGGACGCGCCCACCGCCGAATCAGCTCTCTATCGGACGCCGGCGAGCCTGCTCACCAGGTGGTGGGCGTCGCGGTCCACCCCGCGCAGCGACGCCGACGACAGCGTCCGTTGCCACTCCAATCCCAGGTGGTGTCAGGCGGCGATGTCGGCCTTGCGGTGATGCGGGATGCTGGCGGCCCCGATCAGGGCCGCGACCACGGCGAGGGCGGCGAGGATCAGGTAGGTGCGGGCGTAGCTGCCGGTCCACGCCGACAGGACGGTTCCGGCCCACGGGGCCAGGGCCATGACGATGACGACCGGGGCGGACATCAGCCCGTTCAGGCGTCCGTAGTGGGTGGCGCCCCATCGGTCGGTGATCGCGGTGGCCTGGATCAGGGTGAAGATCCCGCGGATCAGCCCGGCCCCGATGGCCACCGAAATCAACGCGATGGTGGTGGAGGCGATCCCGAGCAATGCGGTGCTGGCGGCGGTGGCGGCGAGGATGACCACGATCCGGGTGCGGGCGGTGGTGCGGGCGGCGATCGGAAGGTAGCCGAGGCGGCCGAGGACCTGCCCGGCACCGCCCAACCCTAGGGTGAGGGCCGCCAGCGACGGGGAGAAGCCCTGCTCGATCAGCAACGGGACCAGGTTGAACACCCCGGCGAACGCGGCGAACGCCCCGAGACTCAGTGCGATGACGAGGGCGAGGAACGCGCGGCTGCGAGAGGCATCCCGGTGATCGACCGGATGGTCCCCCACTGGGGTGGGTGGGCGCGGCCACCGCCCACGCAACCCCAGCAGGTGCCCAGGCACGGTGACGACGGCAAGGACGGCGGCGAGGACGAGATAGGTTGTGCGCCAGTCATACCGGTCGACCAGCGCGGCGGTGAGCGGGGCGAAGACGGTGCTGGCCAGCCCGGCGGCCAGGGTCAGGATCATCAGCGCTTTGACGTAGCCGCCGCCGTACCAGCGGGTCAGCGCCGCGAACGCCGGCGGATACAGCACGCCGCCCATCGCGATCCCGGCCGCGATCCAGCCGGCGTAGAAGATCGGCAGACTCGGGGCCGCCGCCACCACCAGCAGGGACGGAACGGCCAGGACGGAGCCGGCGGTCATCACCGTCCGTGGGCCGATCCGGTCGATGATCCGCCCCACCGGAATGCCCGTGAGTGCTGCGGCGAGCTGGGAGATCGAGAACGCGGCGGTGATCTGCGGCAGCGACCACCCGGTATCGGCCGAGATGGATACCGAGAGCACCGGAAACGCGTAGTAGAGGATGCCCCAGCTGGTGATCTCGGTCAGGCACAGCACCGCCAGGACCCGCCGCAGACCGGTCCCGTCGAGAGACGCGGTCTGCGGCAGGGTCCTGGTGTCCGTCATCGGTTATCGGCCCGCGCGGGTGGCGAGACTGATCAGCGCCAGGTCCGGTGCGGGGCAGCACCCAGCGGGTGCTTCCTCGGCGTCGACGGTGTCGGCAGGGGTGTCGGCGTCGTCGAACACCCCGGCGCCGCCGCACACTCCGGTCTCCGGCAACGTGAGTTCGACCCGGGCGGCGGCGTCGTGGTCCCCGGCCAGGGCGGCCGCGATGCTGCGGACCTGCTCGTACCCGGTCATCGCCAGGAACGTCGGGGCGCGGCCGTAGCTCTTCATCCCGACCAGGAACACATTCGGCTCCGGATGCGACAGTTCGGCGACCCCGTGCGGGTAGACAGTGCCGCAGGAATGCACGTTCGGATCGATCAACGGCGCCAACTGGGTCGGGGCCTGCAGCACCGGATCCAGGCCCAGGCGAATCTCCGAGAGCCAGGACAAATCGGGCCGGAACCCGGTAAGCACCACCACCCGATCGACGTCCTCGATCCGGGCGCCGGTGTCGGACACCAACACCACCCGCTCACCGTGGGACTCGATGGCTGCGGTGCGGAATCCGGGAACCACCTGCAACAGCCCGTCGTCGACCGCCGCCTTGGCGCGCAATCCGAGGGCGCCGCGGGCGGGCAGCTGATCGTCCTCGCCGCCGCCGAAGGCGGAGCCGGCGTCGCCGCGGCGCAGCACCCAGCTGATCCGGGTACCCGGCGCCTGCTTCTCCAGATCGGCCAACGCGACGATGGCGGTCAGCGCCGAGTGCCCACTGCCGGCGATCACGATGTGCTTGCCCGCGTACCGATCCCGCACCTTCGGGTCGTCGATGTTCGGCACCCGGTACTCGATCCGGTCGGCCGCGGACTTCTCGCCGAGTGCGGGCAGACCTTCACCGCCGAGCGGATTGGGGGTGGTCCAGGTGCCGGAGGCGTCGATGACGGCCTGCGCGAGGATGCGGTCCGCGGTGCCGTCGGCGCGGCGCAGGTGCACCGAGAGCGGTTCGGTGTCGCGGCCGGCGTCGACGACCCGGTCCCGGCCGCGGCGGGCCACGCCGACCACCTCGGTGCCCAGCTGCACGATGTCGCCAAGGGCGGCGGCCAGCGGCGAAAGGTAGTCGCGGGTCCAGTCCTGGCCGGTTGGGTACGCCTCGTCGTCCGGGGCCACCCAGCCGGTGGCGACGAGCAGGCGGCGGGCGGCGGGGTCGATCAGCTCACCCCAGCGGGAGAACAGCCGCACGTGGTTCCACTCGGAGATCGCCGCACCGGCCACCGGGCCGCGTTCGAAGACCAGCGGGGTCAGGCCGCGCTCACGCAATTGTGCCGCGGCTGCGAGGCCGATCGGGCCGGCGCCTACGACGACTACGGGCAAGGTGTTCATCTGGATAATCCTTTCATCGACGTTCATCGATCCATTGAGATCGAAGAGTATCGATGTGCGTCGATTAATGCAACCATCGATGGATATCGATATAGTGAAGGGCATGACTTCCCTGGACATGCCGGTCGTCCGCGCCCCCGGTGCCGAGCAGGTGGATGCGTTGGCGCCGGAGGACGCGGTCACCTACGCCGGCTGGTTCGCCTGCCTGGCCGACCCGACCCGGGTGCGGCTGCTGCACCACGTCGCCTCCCGCCCGGCCGGGATCACGGTCGGCGATCTCGCCTCGGCGCTGGAGATCGGTCAGCCCACCGTCTCCCATCACGTCCGCAAGCTCGCCGACGTCGGGTTCGTCTCGGTACACAAGAACGGCACCAGCACCGTCGTCACGGTCAACCCGTCCTGCTGCACCGGTCTCCCGCACGCCGCCGACGCGGTGATGGGTGTGCTCACCCCGCGCCCGTGCTGCCCGGACGACCTCCCCGACGACGTCGTGGTTCGCGCCATGACCGAGCAGGATTGGGACGATGTGCGCCGAATCTACGGCGAGGGAATCGCCACCCGCATCGCCACCTTCACCACCGAGGTCCCCGCCCACGAGGTGTTGGACACCCAGTGGCTCGACGGGCATCGGTGGGTCGCCGAAATCGACGGCGTCGTGGTCGGCTGGGCCGCCCTGTCCTCGGTGTCCGGGCGGGACTGCTACGCCGGGGTGGCCGAGAACTCGATCTACGTCGCCGACGGGATGCGCGGGCGCGGGGTCGGGAAGACTTTGCTGCGCACCCAGGTGATCGCCGCCGACGAGGCCGGGCTGTGGACGTTGCAGACCTCGATCTTCCCGGAGAACCGGGCTTCCATCGCTCTGCACCACTCCGCCGGGTTCCGCACCCTCGGGGTGCGCGAGCGCATCGCCCAGCTCGACGGGATCTGGCGCGACGCCGTCTTCCTCGAACGCCGCAGCCCCGTCGCCGGGTAACCCGGAACCGACTGAGGCGCATCATGTCCGAGCCGCCACCCGTCGACCGCCAGGAGATCGCCGCCGACCTCGAACGCGCCCGCCGAACGCTGCACGAAATCCTCGGCCGCGCCACCGCAGCGGATTTCGATCGACGCTCCGCCGGCACCCGCTGGACCAATGAACAACTGCTGTTCCACATGGTTTTCGGCTACATGGTGGTGCGCCGACTGCTGATCCTGGTCCGGGTGTTCTCCCGGTTGCCGGACCGGGTCGGCCGAGGATTCGCCCGCGGACTGGACGCCGCCACGCCGGCGTTCCACGAGGTCAATTACCTCGGCTCGTGCGCGGCGGCCACCGTCTTCGATCGCCGCCGGATGGGCCGCCAGTGCGACCGCGTCATCGCGAATCTGCAACGCTCCCTCGCCCGGGAAACGGAGGCGAACCTGCTGCGCAGCATGGCTTTTCCGGTGCGCTGGGATCCGCTGTTCACCGAGACCATGACCCTCGAACAGGTCTACCGGTATCCGGGTAAGCACTTCGACTTCCACCGCGCCCAGCTCACTCTCGGCTGACGCCGCACCGTCGGAACTCCGGTGCCTTCGACTGGCCCGGTACGCACCGACGGGCGCCGGCCCCGCCGACATCAGCTCGGGTGCGTCCTTCCGGACCGGCCGGCGTCTATAGGTGTGCCGACATCCCGGCTATCCATCGAGGACGAGGAAACTTTCATGACCACCATTCCCACCGATACCCACATCGACATCGACCGCGCGCTCAAGGCCAAGCACCGGGCGCTGTGGGCCTCCGGCGATTACCCGGCCGTTGCCGCCGAGCTGATCCCGACCCTCGGCGAGGTGCTCGTGGAAGCAGTCGATATCCGCTCCGGCCAGCGGGTGCTCGACGTGGCCGCCGGCAGCGGCAACGCCGCGATCCCGGCTGCCGCGCGCGGCGCCACCGTCGTCGCGTCGGACCTGACACCGGAACTGTTCGTCGCCGGGCGAGCGATCGCCGACCAGCGCGGCGTCGAGCTGGACTGGGTCGAGGCCGACGCAGAGGCGTTGGCGTTCGACGACGACAGCTTCGACGCCGTCATCTCGGTCGTCGGAGCAATGTTCGCGCCGCACCATCAGCGGACAGCCGACGAGATGCTGCGAGTCTGCCGGCCCGGCGGCACCATCGCGATGATCAACTGGACACCGCAGGGCCTGATCGGCAACCTGTTCAAGACCATGGGACCCTACGCACCGCCCCCGCCGCCCGGTGCGAACCCGCCGCCGCTGTGGGGCGACGAGCAACACATCCGCGACCTGTTCGGCGACCGGGTGACCGCCCTCGACGCGCACCGCCAGTCGCTCGTGATCGACCGCTTCGCCAACCCGACCGAATTCCGGGAGTTCTGGAAACGCAACTACGGCCCGACGATCGCCGTCTACCGCCACAACGCCGCGGACCCGGATCGGATCGCGCACCTCGAACAGGATTTCCTGCAGTTCCTCACCGCATGGAATCGGGCCGATGCGCCCGGTCGGACACACTACGAAGCCGAATACCTTCTCGTCACCGCACGCAAACGGTAGTCCGCATCGGTCCTCGGTCACCGGCAGCGCACCGGGAGGATCGCGGAACACTCCGCCAGCTGTGAGATGCGGAAAGAACCCCATACGCCGACGGCAAACCATCGACTCGACTCGAAGGTCAAGCCGGGATCGTCGACTCCCTACCCGGACACAGGTCCACCGACTACCGATTTGCGGCCTGATTTGATTCCTGTCAATATCGAAGCATGTCGAAACAAGAGGTGTCGGAGAGCGGTGCCTGCTGCTCACCCCTGGCACGCGAACCCTTGACCGAGGACTGGGCCGGGGATCTGGCCCGAATGTTCAAGGCCCTCGGCGACCCGGTCCGGCTGCGCCTGCTCAGCCTCGTCGCCTCCCACGCGGGCGGCGAGGCGTGCGTGTGCGACATCTCCGCCACGATCGAGTTGTCCCAGCCGACGATCTCGCACCACCTGAAGGTGCTGCGCCACGCCGGATTACTGGACTGCGAACGCCGCGGCACCTGGGTGTACTACTGGGTGATCCCCTCCGCCCTGCAGCAACTGTCGGCGGTGCTGCTCACCGAGGGCGGACCCGTCGTCCCGTCCGAAGCGTGCGCCACGGAGGTGCCGGCATGAGTGAGACCGCCACCGAACACCCGGCCGTCGTCGGGAAACTCTCCACCCTCGACCGGTTCCTGCCGGTGTGGATCGGCGTCGCCATGGTCGCCGGACTACTGCTGGGCCGGATGATTCCCGGCCTCGGGGACGCCGTGTCCGCGGTGGAGATCGACGGCATCTCGTTGCCGATCGCGCTCGGACTGCTGATCATGATGTACCCGGTGCTCGCCAAGGTCCGCTACGACCGGCTCGACACCGTCACCGGCGACCGCAAACTCCTCGTCGGCTCGTTGGTCCTGAACTGGGTGCTCGGGCCCGCGCTGATGTTCGCCCTCGCCTGGCTGCTGCTGCCGGACCTGCCCGAGTACCGCACCGGCCTAATCATCGTCGGCCTGGCCCGCTGCATCGCCATGGTGATCATCTGGAACGACCTCGCCTGCGGTGACCGCGAGGCCGCCGCCGTGCTGGTCGCAATCAACTCGGTGTTCCAGGTGCTCATGTTCGCCGTCCTCGGCTGGTTCTACCTCTCGGTCCTTCCCGGCTGGCTGGGTCTCGAACAGACCACCATCGACACCTCGCCGTGGCAGATCGCCAAATCGGTACTGATCTTCCTGGGCATCCCCCTGCTCGCCGGCTACCTGACCCGCCGTTTCGGCGAAAAGGCCAAGGGCCGTGAGTGGTACGAGTCCACGTTCATCCCGAAGATCGGGCCCTGGGCGCTGTACGGGCTGTTGTTCACGATCGTGATCCTCTTCGCCCTTCAAGGTGAGCAGATCACCTCCCAGCCGTGGGACGTCGTCCGCATCGCCATTCCGTTGCTGGCGTATTTCGCGATCATGTGGGGCGGCGGCTACGCCCTCGGCGCGGCCATGGGTCTGGGTTACGAGCGCACCACCACCCTGGCGTTCACCGCCGCGGGCAACAACTTCGAACTCGCCATCGCCGTGGCCATCGCCACCTACGGCGCCACCTCCGGTCAGGCGTTGGCCGGTGTCGTCGGACCGCTGATCGAGGTCCCCGTCCTCGTCGCCCTGGTCTACGTGTCCCTGGCGCTCCGTAACCGCTTCACCCACTCGACTGGTTTCACCCCCGAATCTGCATCTGTGACGAAGGAGTCCTGATGTCCGACAGCCCGCTCGAGAAGGAACTGTTCCCCTCGCTCCACCGGGCAGGGCCGGAACTGCTGATGCCCCAGGCGGTCCTCTCGCGCACCGCCGCAGACCTGGCCGAACCTACACCGGCGTCTTCTCCCCGCAGACGGTGGAGCGGTACGTCTTCGAGTCCTACACCGCGCTGCGGCGCACCTCCAAGGTGCACACCCACCTGACCACCTTGGCCGGGCGGTTCGCCGCCGACCGGCTCACCGCCCTGGCCCAATCACAGGGTGCGGCACCGAAGGACGTCCCGGAGGTGCTGTTCGTGTGCGTGCACAACGCCGGGCGTTCCCAGATGGCCGCCGCCCTGCTCGACCACCACGCCCGCGGGCGGGTGCATGTCCGTTCCGCCGGGTCCGCCCCCATCCACGCGATCAACCCCACCGTTACCCTGGCGATGACCGAGGTCGGGATCGACCTGGGCGCCGAGTACCCGAAGCCGCTGACCGACGACGTCGTCGCCGCCGCCGACGTGGTGGTGTCGATGGGCTGCGGCGACGCCTGTGCGATCTACCCGGGCAAGCGGTACCTGGACTGGGCCCTCGCCGACCCCGACGCGCAACCGCTCGACGTCGTGCGGGTCATCCGCAACGACCTCGACACCCGAGTCCGGGCTCTGCTGCGCGAACTCACCACCGTCCCGGCCTGACCCGGACCAGACGTCCCCGACCCGTTTTTCGAAAGGACTTCCCTCATGTCCAAGCCCTCCGTGTTGTTCGTCTGCGTCCACAACGCCGGCCGCTCCCAGATGGCCGCCGGATTCCTCACTCATCTCGCCGGTGACCGGGTCGAGGTCCGCTCCGCCGGGTCCGCCCCCGCGAAGACCATCAACTCCGCCGCCGTCGAGGCGATGGCCGAGATCGGCATCGACATCTCCGCCCAGTCCCCGAAGATCCTCACCCCAGACACTGTCCAGACCTCCGACGTGGTCATCACCATGGGCTGCGGCGACGCCTGCCCCGTCTTCCCCGGGATCAGCTACCGGGACTGGGCCCTCGAGGACCCGGCCGGTAAGGGCGTCGACGCGGTCCGCCCGATCCGCGACCAGATCAAGTCCAAGGTCGAAGCGCTGATCGCCGAACTCGTCCCCGCCACCGCCTGAACCCGGGTGACCATCGTGAGTAAGCCCTCCGTGTTGTTCGTGTGCGTGAAGAACGGCGGCAAGTCCCAGATGGCCGCCGGCCTGATGCGCAAGGCCGCCGGCGATGCCGTTGACGTGTACTCCGCCGGCACCACACCCGGCGCCGCCGTCAACGCCCTCTCCGCCGAATCCTTGCTGGAGGTCGGCGTCGACATCACCGGGCAGACCCCGACGCTGATCGACCCGCAGCTGGTCCGCGACGTCGATCTGGTGGTCACCCTCGGCCGCGAAGCCCGCGTCGACCCGGTGGACGGCACCCGGTTCGAGAACTGGGACACCATTGAGCCGTCCGAGCGCGGTATCGACGGCATCGAGCGGATGCGCCTGGTGCGTGACGACATCGCCACCCGCATCGACGAGCTCGCCGCCCAGCTCCGCACCACCCAGCCCTGATACCCGAGGAGAACCCGCTCGTGAGCACCATCGAAATTTTCGAACCCGCCCTGTGCTGCAACACCGGCGTCTGCGGCGACGACGTCGACCAGGCGCTGGTCACCTTCTCCGCCGACATGGACTGGGTCCGCTCGAAGGGCGGGAACATCGCCCGATTCAACCTGGCCAGCGAACCGCTCGCCTTCGCCGAGCGTGAACCCGTCACCGCGTTCCTGCAGGTCTCCGGATCCGAGGGCCTGCCCCTGGTGCTCGTCGATGGTGTCACCGCGATCACCGGCCGCTACCCCGACCGGACCCAGCTCGCCAAGTGGGCCGGCATC
This window of the Rhodococcus pseudokoreensis genome carries:
- a CDS encoding ArsR/SmtB family transcription factor, which produces MSKQEVSESGACCSPLAREPLTEDWAGDLARMFKALGDPVRLRLLSLVASHAGGEACVCDISATIELSQPTISHHLKVLRHAGLLDCERRGTWVYYWVIPSALQQLSAVLLTEGGPVVPSEACATEVPA
- a CDS encoding MFS transporter: MTDTRTLPQTASLDGTGLRRVLAVLCLTEITSWGILYYAFPVLSVSISADTGWSLPQITAAFSISQLAAALTGIPVGRIIDRIGPRTVMTAGSVLAVPSLLVVAAAPSLPIFYAGWIAAGIAMGGVLYPPAFAALTRWYGGGYVKALMILTLAAGLASTVFAPLTAALVDRYDWRTTYLVLAAVLAVVTVPGHLLGLRGRWPRPPTPVGDHPVDHRDASRSRAFLALVIALSLGAFAAFAGVFNLVPLLIEQGFSPSLAALTLGLGGAGQVLGRLGYLPIAARTTARTRIVVILAATAASTALLGIASTTIALISVAIGAGLIRGIFTLIQATAITDRWGATHYGRLNGLMSAPVVIVMALAPWAGTVLSAWTGSYARTYLILAALAVVAALIGAASIPHHRKADIAA
- a CDS encoding arsenate reductase ArsC: MSKPSVLFVCVHNAGRSQMAAGFLTHLAGDRVEVRSAGSAPAKTINSAAVEAMAEIGIDISAQSPKILTPDTVQTSDVVITMGCGDACPVFPGISYRDWALEDPAGKGVDAVRPIRDQIKSKVEALIAELVPATA
- the arsD gene encoding arsenite efflux transporter metallochaperone ArsD; protein product: MSTIEIFEPALCCNTGVCGDDVDQALVTFSADMDWVRSKGGNIARFNLASEPLAFAEREPVTAFLQVSGSEGLPLVLVDGVTAITGRYPDRTQLAKWAGIITDTPDPVVPAATAMLGVTDTTDAGSCCAPTDTTGTSCC
- the arsB gene encoding ACR3 family arsenite efflux transporter — encoded protein: MSETATEHPAVVGKLSTLDRFLPVWIGVAMVAGLLLGRMIPGLGDAVSAVEIDGISLPIALGLLIMMYPVLAKVRYDRLDTVTGDRKLLVGSLVLNWVLGPALMFALAWLLLPDLPEYRTGLIIVGLARCIAMVIIWNDLACGDREAAAVLVAINSVFQVLMFAVLGWFYLSVLPGWLGLEQTTIDTSPWQIAKSVLIFLGIPLLAGYLTRRFGEKAKGREWYESTFIPKIGPWALYGLLFTIVILFALQGEQITSQPWDVVRIAIPLLAYFAIMWGGGYALGAAMGLGYERTTTLAFTAAGNNFELAIAVAIATYGATSGQALAGVVGPLIEVPVLVALVYVSLALRNRFTHSTGFTPESASVTKES
- a CDS encoding helix-turn-helix domain-containing GNAT family N-acetyltransferase translates to MTSLDMPVVRAPGAEQVDALAPEDAVTYAGWFACLADPTRVRLLHHVASRPAGITVGDLASALEIGQPTVSHHVRKLADVGFVSVHKNGTSTVVTVNPSCCTGLPHAADAVMGVLTPRPCCPDDLPDDVVVRAMTEQDWDDVRRIYGEGIATRIATFTTEVPAHEVLDTQWLDGHRWVAEIDGVVVGWAALSSVSGRDCYAGVAENSIYVADGMRGRGVGKTLLRTQVIAADEAGLWTLQTSIFPENRASIALHHSAGFRTLGVRERIAQLDGIWRDAVFLERRSPVAG
- a CDS encoding NAD(P)-binding domain-containing protein: MNTLPVVVVGAGPIGLAAAAQLRERGLTPLVFERGPVAGAAISEWNHVRLFSRWGELIDPAARRLLVATGWVAPDDEAYPTGQDWTRDYLSPLAAALGDIVQLGTEVVGVARRGRDRVVDAGRDTEPLSVHLRRADGTADRILAQAVIDASGTWTTPNPLGGEGLPALGEKSAADRIEYRVPNIDDPKVRDRYAGKHIVIAGSGHSALTAIVALADLEKQAPGTRISWVLRRGDAGSAFGGGEDDQLPARGALGLRAKAAVDDGLLQVVPGFRTAAIESHGERVVLVSDTGARIEDVDRVVVLTGFRPDLSWLSEIRLGLDPVLQAPTQLAPLIDPNVHSCGTVYPHGVAELSHPEPNVFLVGMKSYGRAPTFLAMTGYEQVRSIAAALAGDHDAAARVELTLPETGVCGGAGVFDDADTPADTVDAEEAPAGCCPAPDLALISLATRAGR
- a CDS encoding low molecular weight phosphatase family protein; amino-acid sequence: MSKPSVLFVCVKNGGKSQMAAGLMRKAAGDAVDVYSAGTTPGAAVNALSAESLLEVGVDITGQTPTLIDPQLVRDVDLVVTLGREARVDPVDGTRFENWDTIEPSERGIDGIERMRLVRDDIATRIDELAAQLRTTQP
- a CDS encoding class I SAM-dependent methyltransferase; amino-acid sequence: MTTIPTDTHIDIDRALKAKHRALWASGDYPAVAAELIPTLGEVLVEAVDIRSGQRVLDVAAGSGNAAIPAAARGATVVASDLTPELFVAGRAIADQRGVELDWVEADAEALAFDDDSFDAVISVVGAMFAPHHQRTADEMLRVCRPGGTIAMINWTPQGLIGNLFKTMGPYAPPPPPGANPPPLWGDEQHIRDLFGDRVTALDAHRQSLVIDRFANPTEFREFWKRNYGPTIAVYRHNAADPDRIAHLEQDFLQFLTAWNRADAPGRTHYEAEYLLVTARKR
- a CDS encoding DinB family protein, yielding MSEPPPVDRQEIAADLERARRTLHEILGRATAADFDRRSAGTRWTNEQLLFHMVFGYMVVRRLLILVRVFSRLPDRVGRGFARGLDAATPAFHEVNYLGSCAAATVFDRRRMGRQCDRVIANLQRSLARETEANLLRSMAFPVRWDPLFTETMTLEQVYRYPGKHFDFHRAQLTLG